In Bacillus cytotoxicus NVH 391-98, the following are encoded in one genomic region:
- a CDS encoding DUF4020 domain-containing protein has protein sequence MTFLGKEGIRMWITSEVEIPEELFDHLEQGKLVLFVGAGVSMKGKSNLPNFDDLVDEIAKALYVEKREITEPHDYYLGKIAKTKDVHQIAKDLVNVEGSKPNPLHYAIPRLFPKDTDVRIVTTNFDQHFTTAMRESDRDFNIYYAPALPTGRAFKGLAYIHGNVEQEKENLILTDGDFGRAYLTEGWARRFLVDLFSNYTVLFIGYSHNDPVMKYLATGLPPSTRRYAFVAHGDNTYHWEHLGVKPIVYPNKANNHQALVRAVKRWAELMGDNYITKRMRIRDIVTVPPSVEQEQLSYIKQAIKKIEMLRYFVEFARDYGWVEWLEAEGKLQNLFRMTSHYDEVDELLAAWLVEQFLVSHQKELFQLIFKNHSKISPLLWKSICTYLKETKKPMDPILFAKWTLLLLETAENNSQSIEKISYLLQKCSFPEHKEISVLLLTFILDGKIKLKRVKRWEDDMQDSVELEESSCLPVSVFSHVQRIWEEKMKPHISYFAGPILVMGLEKLQMLSLRQTALQKRDGVLYHTMEFSEHDLQPKDFTFLIRIMKECLAYLCEHNKEKAAYYIAQMIDTDSILQKKIAIEAMSENTFVTADEKLMWLRKQQLIFDFTYKHEVFQFLKKHYQNALEKTKKEVIQEVMKHLENERFFDACLVLDLLYTCDANSTSTARAYRIMKRTHPHFTSNQYGEKKEEVRAPNIICDVTADGLLKLKGHEIKKQILLCSNDDSFEQRHFLEMLSKACKLNVDWSIALAYQLIGEQRVSDEIWFVCIREWRNNRKLTNEQIQKIIPLLQQFVRNPAFYWLISSFLYEISNRLEDFQENQIRAVKRFAFSLFPHIMKGESSFKVGELDFYNESIQHPVGKMTSVLLKLLAYDHLYDRNIHEYLFLFEEQIKVASERTHFMLARLTADVTFLFHIEKQWCRKYVLPYLKLNREHKAVKYAWAGLCYTQINLPLFTEIKKYIKYAAEHLELLHPHTKQVFLKWLSFVCIKCVLYWGQRTDWVYMIFIEEKEHDKIKFLKHLCYYVKTLSAREKQKFWDSWLATFLKERPKMSLITGREYVMLLRFVFYMDEVAEKGVYTILNCFPIPIEHCSEAEMKQLLLTILTRKEKVIAHVQAYAKLFFILLQIVQDASSIENEMIQMKEMLETCHVDDDILTAIQNEMIRIGIVVTNFQQES, from the coding sequence ATGACATTTTTAGGTAAGGAGGGAATCCGAATGTGGATTACTTCAGAAGTAGAAATTCCAGAGGAGTTATTTGATCATCTTGAACAAGGGAAGCTCGTATTGTTTGTCGGAGCGGGAGTTTCTATGAAAGGAAAATCAAACTTACCAAATTTTGATGATTTAGTTGATGAAATTGCGAAGGCTTTATACGTTGAAAAACGTGAAATAACAGAACCGCACGATTACTATCTTGGTAAAATTGCAAAGACGAAAGATGTTCATCAAATTGCGAAAGATCTCGTAAACGTGGAAGGATCGAAACCGAATCCGCTACATTATGCGATTCCAAGACTTTTTCCGAAAGATACGGATGTGCGAATTGTAACAACGAACTTCGACCAGCATTTTACTACTGCTATGCGAGAGAGTGACCGGGATTTTAATATTTACTATGCGCCTGCTTTGCCGACGGGAAGAGCGTTTAAAGGATTAGCATATATACACGGAAATGTGGAGCAAGAAAAAGAAAATTTAATTTTAACAGATGGTGATTTTGGAAGGGCTTATTTGACAGAAGGATGGGCGCGTCGTTTTTTAGTTGATTTATTCTCGAATTACACAGTTTTGTTTATTGGATATAGCCATAATGATCCGGTTATGAAATATTTAGCGACAGGTTTACCGCCTAGTACAAGGCGCTATGCTTTTGTTGCACACGGGGATAATACGTATCATTGGGAACATTTGGGAGTAAAGCCGATTGTCTATCCGAATAAAGCAAATAACCATCAAGCACTTGTTAGAGCAGTAAAACGATGGGCGGAATTAATGGGAGATAATTATATTACAAAAAGAATGCGTATTCGCGATATTGTAACAGTTCCACCATCTGTTGAACAAGAACAATTATCTTATATTAAACAAGCGATTAAAAAAATTGAAATGCTTAGATACTTTGTGGAATTTGCACGTGATTATGGGTGGGTGGAATGGCTAGAAGCAGAGGGAAAGCTGCAAAATTTATTTCGCATGACTTCCCATTACGATGAAGTGGATGAATTACTTGCTGCGTGGCTTGTTGAACAATTTCTTGTTAGCCATCAAAAAGAACTATTTCAACTCATTTTTAAAAATCATTCTAAAATATCACCGCTACTTTGGAAGAGCATTTGCACCTATTTAAAAGAAACAAAAAAACCGATGGATCCGATATTATTTGCAAAATGGACGCTACTTTTATTAGAGACAGCTGAGAATAATAGTCAGTCGATAGAAAAGATTTCCTATCTATTGCAGAAATGTTCGTTTCCAGAGCATAAAGAAATTAGCGTTTTATTATTAACGTTTATTTTAGACGGGAAAATTAAGTTGAAACGAGTAAAGCGATGGGAAGATGATATGCAGGATTCTGTTGAGTTAGAGGAATCAAGCTGCCTACCAGTATCGGTGTTTTCACATGTACAACGCATTTGGGAAGAAAAAATGAAACCACATATTTCCTATTTTGCAGGTCCTATTTTAGTTATGGGACTGGAAAAGTTACAAATGTTATCGCTAAGACAAACAGCTTTACAAAAAAGAGATGGTGTTCTTTATCATACAATGGAATTTTCAGAACACGATTTACAACCAAAAGATTTTACTTTTCTAATCCGAATTATGAAAGAATGTCTCGCCTATTTATGTGAGCATAATAAAGAGAAAGCAGCATATTATATCGCACAAATGATCGACACAGATAGTATATTACAAAAGAAAATTGCGATTGAAGCAATGAGTGAAAATACATTTGTAACAGCTGATGAAAAATTAATGTGGTTGCGAAAACAACAACTTATTTTTGATTTTACATATAAGCATGAAGTGTTTCAATTTCTAAAAAAACACTATCAAAATGCATTAGAAAAAACGAAGAAGGAAGTCATTCAAGAAGTGATGAAACATCTTGAAAATGAAAGGTTCTTTGATGCGTGCCTTGTGTTAGATTTACTGTACACATGTGATGCAAACAGTACGAGTACTGCCAGAGCCTATCGCATAATGAAACGGACGCATCCGCATTTTACTTCGAATCAATACGGTGAGAAAAAAGAAGAAGTAAGAGCGCCAAACATTATATGTGACGTAACAGCTGACGGGTTATTAAAACTGAAAGGTCATGAAATCAAGAAACAAATTTTGTTATGTTCAAATGATGATTCATTTGAACAACGTCATTTTTTAGAGATGTTATCAAAGGCTTGTAAGTTGAATGTAGATTGGAGTATTGCACTTGCCTACCAGCTTATAGGAGAGCAGAGAGTAAGTGATGAGATATGGTTTGTTTGCATTAGGGAATGGAGGAATAATCGAAAGTTGACAAATGAGCAGATTCAAAAGATTATTCCACTATTGCAACAGTTTGTACGAAATCCCGCATTTTATTGGTTGATTAGTAGCTTCTTATATGAGATTAGTAATCGACTAGAAGACTTTCAAGAAAATCAGATTCGGGCAGTGAAGCGATTTGCATTCTCTTTATTCCCGCATATCATGAAAGGAGAGAGCAGTTTTAAAGTAGGAGAGCTGGATTTTTATAATGAATCAATCCAGCATCCAGTCGGAAAAATGACGTCAGTTTTATTGAAATTATTAGCATACGACCATTTATACGATCGCAATATACATGAATATTTATTTTTATTTGAAGAGCAAATTAAGGTTGCTTCTGAGAGAACGCATTTTATGTTAGCGCGTTTAACGGCTGATGTTACATTTTTGTTTCACATTGAAAAACAATGGTGCAGAAAGTATGTGCTTCCTTATCTTAAATTAAATAGAGAACATAAAGCAGTGAAATATGCATGGGCAGGGCTATGCTATACACAAATTAATTTGCCGTTATTTACAGAGATAAAAAAATATATTAAATATGCAGCTGAGCACTTAGAGTTATTGCATCCACATACAAAACAAGTCTTTTTAAAATGGTTAAGCTTTGTATGTATTAAGTGTGTGTTGTACTGGGGGCAGAGAACAGACTGGGTTTATATGATATTTATAGAAGAAAAAGAGCATGACAAAATAAAGTTTCTGAAACACTTGTGCTATTATGTAAAAACATTGAGCGCGCGAGAGAAACAAAAATTTTGGGATTCGTGGTTAGCTACATTTTTAAAAGAACGCCCGAAAATGAGTTTGATCACTGGCCGAGAATACGTAATGTTATTGCGTTTTGTTTTCTATATGGATGAAGTAGCAGAAAAAGGGGTGTACACCATTTTGAACTGCTTTCCAATTCCGATCGAACATTGTTCAGAGGCGGAAATGAAACAATTACTGTTGACGATTTTAACGAGAAAAGAAAAGGTCATAGCTCATGTACAAGCATATGCGAAACTATTTTTTATTTTGTTACAAATTGTGCAAGACGCTAGCTCCATTGAAAATGAAATGATACAAATGAAAGAAATGTTAGAGACTTGTCATGTAGATGATGACATATTGACCGCAATTCAAAACGAAATGATTCGAATTGGCATTGTAGTAACAAATTTTCAGCAAGAATCATAA
- a CDS encoding YndM family protein — protein MSDIALVLIKFISCIIAFAIGLALFFPATLVQIISFSLFVTIISYVFVDKIILERIGRSAAIMTDFLLTYLSVWIFGNILLDHYMQIAWGSILSALVFTLCEVIVQRFSHAHERHNSDNIHLNRRFSYGTEFAEEQNPLDKNKKK, from the coding sequence TTGAGTGATATTGCTTTAGTGCTCATAAAATTTATATCTTGTATCATTGCTTTTGCAATCGGACTTGCTTTGTTTTTTCCGGCCACACTCGTTCAAATTATTTCCTTTAGTTTATTTGTAACGATTATTTCATACGTATTTGTAGATAAAATAATCTTAGAACGCATTGGTCGATCCGCAGCTATTATGACGGATTTCCTGTTAACTTATTTAAGTGTATGGATTTTTGGAAACATTTTGTTAGATCATTACATGCAAATTGCATGGGGAAGCATTCTTTCTGCTTTAGTCTTTACTTTATGTGAAGTCATTGTTCAGCGCTTTTCCCATGCTCACGAACGACATAACAGCGATAACATCCACCTTAACCGCCGCTTCTCATACGGAACAGAATTTGCGGAAGAACAAAATCCATTAGACAAAAACAAGAAAAAATAA
- a CDS encoding D-serine ammonia-lyase, with product MWEKMIKGKTIRKWTEENPILRQLIETSEVFWENPNYSSYEKARQDFVLTTEDVKEAEARLLRFAPYIAKVFPETKEMDGIIESPLVETMHMKQYLEDAFAQEMPGRFLLKCDNNLPISGSIKARGGIYEVLQHAEKLAIEHNLLCEEDHYAKLDSDRFREFFSQYSIAVGSTGNLGLSIGIMSAKLGFQVTVHMSADAKEWKKELLRNKGVTVVEYESDYSKAVEEGRKQAEQDPHCYFIDDENSKHLFLGYAVAASRVKQQLEDKNIRVDKDHPLFVYLPCGVGGGPGGVAFGLKLLFGDAVHCFFAEPTHSPCMLLGLVTGLHDEIAVQDFEIDNVTEADGLAVGRASGFVGKIMEPLLSGCYTVEDQQLYELLKAMVDTENIRLEPSALAAVYGPVQLYRQENYVKRHKLEGKMNRSTHMMWATGGGMVPKSVFDEYYQNQ from the coding sequence ATGTGGGAAAAAATGATAAAAGGAAAAACAATAAGAAAGTGGACTGAGGAGAATCCGATTTTACGGCAGTTAATCGAAACAAGTGAAGTGTTTTGGGAAAATCCCAATTATAGTTCCTATGAAAAAGCGAGACAGGATTTTGTTTTAACGACGGAAGATGTGAAAGAAGCAGAGGCACGTTTGCTTCGTTTTGCGCCGTATATTGCGAAAGTGTTTCCAGAAACAAAAGAGATGGATGGAATTATCGAATCTCCTCTTGTTGAAACGATGCATATGAAGCAATATTTAGAGGATGCCTTTGCGCAGGAAATGCCAGGTAGGTTTTTATTAAAATGTGATAACAATTTACCAATTTCCGGATCGATAAAAGCGCGCGGCGGTATTTATGAAGTGTTGCAGCATGCAGAGAAGTTGGCGATAGAGCACAATTTGCTTTGTGAAGAAGATCATTATGCAAAGTTAGATAGCGATAGGTTTCGAGAATTCTTTTCTCAATATTCCATTGCGGTTGGATCAACAGGTAATTTAGGACTAAGTATCGGTATTATGAGTGCGAAGTTAGGTTTTCAAGTAACAGTACATATGTCAGCTGATGCAAAGGAATGGAAAAAAGAACTGCTTCGTAATAAAGGGGTAACGGTTGTCGAATATGAATCTGATTATAGTAAAGCAGTAGAAGAGGGGAGAAAACAAGCAGAGCAAGATCCTCATTGTTATTTTATTGATGATGAGAACTCGAAACATTTATTTTTAGGTTATGCAGTTGCGGCTTCCAGGGTAAAGCAGCAGCTTGAAGATAAGAATATTAGAGTAGATAAAGACCATCCTTTATTTGTCTATTTGCCATGTGGTGTTGGCGGAGGACCTGGAGGAGTCGCTTTTGGCTTGAAATTACTATTTGGTGATGCTGTACATTGTTTCTTTGCAGAACCAACACATTCACCATGCATGTTGCTCGGTTTAGTGACAGGGCTTCATGATGAAATTGCAGTTCAAGATTTTGAGATTGATAATGTAACAGAAGCAGATGGTCTTGCGGTTGGAAGGGCATCTGGTTTTGTTGGAAAGATTATGGAGCCGCTTCTTAGTGGTTGCTATACAGTTGAAGATCAACAACTTTATGAATTATTAAAGGCAATGGTAGACACGGAGAATATACGCTTAGAACCGTCTGCATTAGCAGCAGTCTATGGTCCAGTGCAATTGTATCGACAAGAAAATTATGTGAAGAGACATAAATTAGAAGGTAAGATGAATCGTTCGACACATATGATGTGGGCAACAGGCGGTGGAATGGTACCGAAATCCGTGTTCGATGAGTATTATCAAAATCAGTAA
- a CDS encoding VOC family protein, whose product MIHKVGQIMLYVKDQDEAVQFWTEKMGFHLIAEEDNGKGFRWIEIAPTKEAETSIVLHNKEFIAKMQPELNLNTPSMLFFTENIEQLHKQLVDKKVEVGEIVNMPTGKAFNFADDEGNYFAIMEKS is encoded by the coding sequence ATGATTCATAAAGTTGGTCAAATTATGTTATATGTAAAGGATCAAGATGAAGCTGTACAATTTTGGACGGAAAAGATGGGCTTTCATCTAATTGCTGAAGAAGATAACGGTAAGGGATTTAGATGGATCGAAATTGCGCCAACGAAGGAAGCTGAAACAAGTATTGTGTTACATAATAAAGAATTTATTGCGAAAATGCAGCCAGAATTAAACTTGAATACACCTTCTATGCTGTTTTTTACAGAAAATATTGAGCAGTTACATAAACAACTTGTTGATAAAAAGGTGGAGGTTGGCGAAATTGTAAATATGCCTACGGGCAAGGCTTTTAATTTTGCTGACGATGAAGGGAATTATTTTGCCATTATGGAAAAGTCTTAA